One genomic segment of Acidimicrobiia bacterium includes these proteins:
- the ligD gene encoding non-homologous end-joining DNA ligase: MEVSSPDRIMFPEIGLTKGEMVGYYETMADLIFPFLVARPLTLERYPQGIGAKGFMQKNAADHFPATIERFEVQKSDGGTTRFPVITEPTDVPYLANQGTVSFHIWTSRLPETDRPDYFVMDLDPEEGDVEQARSATEAVREVLFSFGVDSLPVATGSKGYHVWAPIVPDAPWQRVATAAQAVAGLVVAANPDLATTEFLKKNRKGRVFVDWMRNHPGASVVSPFSIRPRPRASVSTPITWDELATTNPDQWTVANLAERVADLPTWPEPSVLPTADMEAAARSAGVDLDTRVDRFGRES, encoded by the coding sequence ATGGAGGTCAGCAGCCCGGATCGGATCATGTTCCCCGAGATTGGGCTGACCAAAGGCGAGATGGTCGGCTACTACGAGACCATGGCCGATTTGATCTTCCCATTCCTGGTTGCCAGACCCCTGACCCTGGAGCGTTATCCGCAAGGCATTGGCGCCAAAGGGTTTATGCAGAAAAATGCCGCCGACCACTTCCCGGCGACCATTGAACGGTTCGAGGTGCAGAAGTCCGACGGAGGCACGACCAGGTTCCCGGTGATCACCGAGCCAACCGATGTCCCGTACCTCGCCAACCAAGGCACGGTCTCATTCCACATTTGGACGAGCCGGCTCCCCGAAACCGATCGGCCGGATTACTTCGTGATGGACCTTGACCCCGAGGAAGGCGACGTCGAACAAGCTCGCTCCGCCACCGAGGCGGTCAGGGAGGTGCTGTTCTCGTTCGGCGTCGATTCCCTCCCCGTGGCAACCGGATCGAAGGGTTATCACGTATGGGCGCCGATTGTTCCTGACGCGCCGTGGCAAAGAGTAGCCACCGCTGCTCAGGCCGTTGCAGGCCTGGTCGTCGCCGCCAACCCTGACCTGGCCACGACCGAATTCCTCAAGAAGAACCGGAAGGGCCGGGTGTTCGTCGACTGGATGAGGAACCATCCGGGAGCGTCTGTGGTGTCGCCGTTCTCCATCCGGCCCCGTCCCCGAGCGTCGGTCAGCACTCCGATCACCTGGGATGAGCTGGCTACAACGAACCCGGATCAGTGGACCGTAGCCAACCTGGCCGAACGCGTCGCCGATCTCCCGACCTGGCCGGAGCCCTCGGTACTGCCGACTGCCGATATGGAAGCGGCCGCTCGGTCGGCTGGCGTAGATCTCGACACTCGAGTTGATCGATTCGGAAGAGAATCCTGA